One stretch of Zingiber officinale cultivar Zhangliang chromosome 6B, Zo_v1.1, whole genome shotgun sequence DNA includes these proteins:
- the LOC121990755 gene encoding uncharacterized protein LOC121990755: MEQQQRMLADRPAQEPTISGSGQPADPGRGVEPIAHPDVGKRSDTTGPAPNAPIPFHRALFRTPLEEGGRARRDRGSSSDEAPERDARKGKAPRDGDSPERINDQFSRGIMEDPLPRHYTPLAIGEYNGSADPDGHLAKFDNAATLHQYTDGVKCRVFLTTLSGPAQRWFTRLPTGSIRSFKDFRAAFLYQFASSRQYQKTSVNLFSLKQGPREALRAYIQRFNQTTMDIPAVSSEVLIDRAELLPMATPLYGFTGNEVSPIGQTRCALGVQRDIGPTALNEFRAIVSTYCPKIKFPVGNLVGEVRGDQVAARRCYVEMVKADAKAARKCPRLEVNAIREKPPPLVYDNKEEVQIHLSRPEATTFVASDLAGPQKEELVACLQRNHDVFAWSTHELLGVDPSVALHELHVRPDARPVKQRKRDFSAEQDLIIRAEVEKLLEAGHIEEIQDLNKACPKDSYPLPRIDQMVDSTAGCELICMLDAYQGYHQVPLAHEDQEKVSFVTADGTFCYKVMPFGLKNAGTTYQRMMNKVFRKQIGRNLEVYVDDILIKSLRFVALCADVEETCQKLRNYGIKLNPTKCLFGAKGGRFLGCIVTERGIEANPSKVKALQDMASPRNLKEVQRLTGRITALSRFISKSADRSLTFFKILRRATKFQWDDECDKAFEELKQYLSPLPILAKPTMGEPLLFYLSSTEHAIDSALITEKGGKQQPVYFLSHILKDAESHYTGLEKLSYALILAARRLRPYFLAHSIIVMTNSALDRVLLNPEASGRLIKWTTELSEFDIQYRPRSAIRAQALADFITEVPDPEPESSWRVYVDGSSARSSSGIGILLISPKEDRMHLSIRLDYRATNNEAEYEALIDGLQAARHVGATKVLLHLDLQLAAQQLNGTFEINSARLRLYADAFEKLKANFQEVVIYKIPRSENQAVDELAKLASAMTPIIATSPIERVYLVAHVDQSRGIPFLEDWRAPIIRFLQSRGLPGGHEADRILRRRASRFTLVGEQLYKKAFSRPLLKCVGTEDAEYILQEVHQGSCGGHPGGRSLAKKVILAGYFWPTLQKDASKLWEMDIVGPFPMAIGQRRFLLVVVDYFSKWVEAEPLARITKSMVKKFLWQNIICWFGIPCRLVSDNGRQFTGQELGEWCAGYGIQQAFTSVAYPQSNGQAEVTNREILKALHARLDHMGGSWVDELPSVLWALRTTPKEGTGFTPFHLVYGGEAVVLVEVGIESDRVLHYNEENGERRRLELDMVDET, translated from the exons ATGGAACAACAGCAGCGAATGCTAGCCGATCGACCGGCACAGGAGCCGACCATCTCAGGATCTGGCCAGCCTGCAGATCCTGGTCGCGGAGTTGAACCCATAGCCCACCCGGACGTGGGTAAGAGATCAGACACGACCGGGCCAGCACCAAACGCGCCAATCCCTTTTCACCGAGCATTGTTTAGGACGCCCTTAGAGGAAGGAGGCAGAGCCCGCCGAGACCGAGGTTCCTCGTCAGATGAGGCACCCGAAAGGGATGCGAGGAAGGGAAAAGCGCCACGAGACGGAGActcgcccgaacggatcaacgACCAGTTCTCGCGAGGAATCATGGAGGATCCCTTACCTCGCCACTACACCCCATTGGCGATTGGGGAGTACAATGGGAGCGCCGATCCAGATGGTCACTTGGCCAAGTTCGACAACGCGGCCACTTTGCATCAGTACACCGATGGGGTAAAGTGCAGGGTATTCTTGACAACGCTTTCGGGACCAGCTCAACGGTGGTTCACCAGGTTGCCGACCGGGTCCATAcgtagcttcaaggatttccgggcCGCTTTCCTGTACCAATTCGCGAGTAGCCGCCAATATCAGAAAACGAGCGTCAACTTGTTTTCACTGAAGCAAGGTCCCCGAGAAGCGCTCAGGGCATACATTCAACGATTTAACCAGACGACGATGGACATACCAGCAGTCTCATCAGAAGTGCTG ATTGATCGGGCTGAACTCCTACCCATGGCAACACCGCTGTACGGCTTCACCGGCAATGAAGTCTCGCCAATCGGGCAGACGAG ATGCGCCCTCGGCGTACAACGTGATATTGGGCCGACCGCCCTCAACGAATTTCGAGCGATAGTGTCGACCTACTGCccgaagatcaaattcccggtgggGAATCTGGTAGGCGAAGTTCGAGGGGACCAAGTGGCGGCCCGGCGGTGTTATGTTGAGATGGTCAAGGCGGACGCTAAAGCCGCCAGGAAATGCCCCCGATTGGAAGTAAACGCCATCAGAGAAAAGCCGCCCCCACTGGTATACGACAacaaggaggaggtacagatacATCTGAGCCGGCCGGAGGCTACTACATTTGTAGCATCTGATCTGGCCGGCCCGCAAAAGGAGGAGCTGGTCGCCTGCCTTCAAAGAAACCACGATGTGTTTgcctggtcgacgcacgagctacTCGGGGTCGATCCAAGCGTGGCACTGCATGAGCTGCACGTTCGACCAGATGCCCGACCGGTCAAGCAAAGGAAGCGCGACTTTAGCGCTGAGCAGGACCTGATTATCCGAGCCGAGGTAGAAAAGCTACTGGAGGCCGGGCACATCGAGGAAATTCA gGATTTAAACAAGGCCTGCCCCAAGGACTCCTACCCGCTACCaaggatagaccagatggtggactcgacggCCGGATGCGagctgatttgcatgctcgatgcctatcaaggctatcaccAGGTTCCACTCGCGCacgaagaccaggagaaggtcagtttcGTCACGGCTGATGGGACGTTCTGTTACAAGGTCAtgccattcggattgaagaacgcaggCACCACCTATCAGAgaatgatgaacaaggtgttccggaagcagatcggACGGAATTTGGAGGTATACGTTGACGACATACTCATTAAGTCTCTCCGATTTGTCGCCCTATGTGCAGATGTGGAAGAAACATGCCAGAAGCTACGAAATTACGGGATCAAGCTTAACCCAACCAAGTGCCTGTTCGGTGCTAAGGGTGGACGGTTTCTGGGCTGCATAGTCACCGAACGGGGAATCGAAGCGAACCCCAGTAAAGTAAAAGCTCTCCAAGACATGGCGTCACCTCGTAACCTGAAAGAAGTACAAAGGCTGACCGGAAGGATCACGGCTCTATCAAGGTTCATATCTAAATCAGCTGACCGGAGCCTGACATTTTTCAAGATTCTGAGGCGAGCgaccaagttccagtgggatgacgAGTGTGACAAGGCGTTCGAGGAACTCAAGCAATATCTCAGCCCCTTGCCCATCTTAGCCAAGCCAACTATGGGGGAGccgcttttattttatttatcgtCAACCGAGCATGCCATCGATTCAGCGTTAATCACTGAGAAAGGGGGGAAGCAGCAGCCGGTAtattttttgagtcatatattgaaagacgctgAGTCCCACTATACAGGTCTTGAGAAGCTCTCTTACGCTCtgatcctcgccgctcggaggcttcgaccCTATTTCCTGGCCCACTCTATAATTGTGATGACCAATAGCGCCTTGGATCGGGTCCTGCTCAACCCTGAAGCGTCTGGCCGGTTAATCAAATGGACCACTGAGCTCAGTGAGTTCGATATCCAATACCGACCCCGGTCGGCTATAAGAGCGCAGGCATTAGCGGATTTCATCACAGAAGTGCCAGACCCTGAGCCAGAGTCCTCATGGAGGGTATACGTGGATGGTTCGTCCGCCCGATCGAGTAGTGGAATAGGCATCTTGCTTATATCCCCAAAAGAAGACCGAATGCATCTATCCATTCGATTGGACTACCGAGCCACCAACAACGAGGCTGAGTACGAAGCGCTCATAGATGGTCTCCAAGCCGCTCGGCACGTCGGGGCCACGAAGGTACTCTTACATTTGGATTTACAGTTGGCGGCTCAGCAGCTGAACGGAACGTTCGAGATTAATAGCGCTCGGCTCAGGCTATATGCGGACGCCTTCGAAAAGCTTAAGGCAAATTTCCAAGAGGTCGTTATTTATAAAATTCCCCGATCAGAGAACCAAGCGGTAGATGAACTGGCAAAGCTGGCTAGCGCAATGACGCCGATCATCGCCACTTCCCCCATTGAGCGGGTCTACCTAGTGGCGCACGTTGACCAGTCAAGGGGGATACCATTTCTGGAAGATTGGAGGGCACCCATCATTAGGTTCCTCCAGTCAAGAGGCTTACCAGGAGGTCATGAAGCTGATCGAATCTTGAGAAGGAGAGCCTCTCGGTTCACCCTGGTGGGCGAACAATTGTATAAAAAAGCTTTCTCACGCCCTCTGCTCAAATGTGTGGGCACTGAGGACGCTGaatacatccttcaagaagtacatcaaggctcTTGCGGAGGGCACCCGGGTGGGCGATCACTAGCGAAGAAAGTTATcctagcaggatatttttggccaacactcCAGAAAGATGCGAGCAAGTTG TGGGAAATGGACATAGTCGGCCCTTTTCCTATGGCGATCGGTCAGAGAAGGTTCCTACTTGTGGTtgttgattatttttcaaaatgggtggaagctgaaCCGCTGGCGAGAATAACGAAAAGCATGGTCAAGAAGTTTTTATGGCAGAATATTATATGCTGGTTCGGCATACCATGCCGACTTGTCTCGGATAATGGGAGACAGTTCACGGGCCAAGAGTTGGGGGAATGGTGTGCGGGTTATGGCATACAGCAAGCTTTTACCTCCGTGGCCTACCCTCAAAGTAATGGACAGGCTGAAGTTACCAACCGGGAAATCCTCAAGGCGTTACATGctcggctcgatcacatggggggcagctgggtggacgagctaccCAGTGTGTTATGGGCGCTACGGACGACTCCCAAAGAAGGGACTGGcttcacgccattccatttagtaTACGGAGGAGAGGCGGTCGTCCTAGTCGAGGTTGGGATTGAGTCCGATCGGGTGCttcactacaacgaagaaaatggGGAAAGGCGACGGTTGGAGCTCGACATGGTCGATGAGACGTAA